The Planctomicrobium piriforme genome includes the window TGTCGAGATGGCGGACGCCGACCTTGGCCAACAGGTCGTAGCGTTCTTCCATTTTGTCGACCGCCCAGGCGAGTACCGCTTCCGCCTTCTTCATGTCCGTGATGACCGGATTCATGAGATGCGGAATTTTCGTGTACGGGCTCAACTCGACCATCTTCGGATCGATCATCAGCATTCGCACGTCGTCCGGCGATCGGGTCATCAGGATCGATGCGATCAAAGTATTCAAGCAGACGCTCTTCCCGGTCCCTGTTCGACCGGCGATCAGCAAGTGCGGCATCTTCGCGAGGTCAACCACGAGCGGACGCCCGCTGACGTCTTTGCCCAGGAAGATGGGAATCCGCATCTCCTGCGATTTTTCACGACAGGCGGCGATCAGTTCTTTCAGGCGGACGGTCACCTGTTTCTCGTTCGGCACTTCGACCCCGACGGTATTTTTGCCGGGGATCGGAGACACGACGCGAATGGCAGGCACGCGGAGCGCGATGGCGAGATCGTCCTGCAGGTTGACCACCTTGGAGACGCGCAGACCTTTTTCGAGATCCAGTTCGAATTGCGTCACGACGGGACCGGTATCGATCTCGCTGACTTTGACGTTCAGCCCGAACTCATCGAATGTCTTTTCGAGCGTGGCGGCGGTGATCTGGGCCTTCTTGGCGAGCAGTTCGAACGGAAACTCTTCCGCTTCGTCGAGCATTTCGAGCGACGGCAGTCCGACGACCGTGTCAGGCACTGGGTCCGGCTTGCGGAACAGATTGAGAATCGGTTTCGAGACCGGCTTGGGAACGAGCGGCGGGTTGACCTTGAACTCGGAACTGGCCGGCGCAGCTTTCTTGGCAACGGGCGCGACAGGTGCAGCCGCGACGACTGGAAGTTCCGGTTGGATCTCGGGAACGGCTTCACGTTCGACGCGCACGGCAACCGTGGTCGCAGCAGGCACAGCGACAACCGGTAAGACAGCGGGAGCTTTGCGGCGTCCGTAAAACGGCCACAGCAGCACCACGAACGGCAGGGTCAGGCTGCGGTAGATCAAACGGAAGAACAGCGTCTCCGTCGCGAGCATCAATCCGACGAGGAAGAATGTGCTGACAATAACGACGGAACCGACGGTCGAAAAGTTTTCCGTGAGCAGCACCCGACCCCACGCGCCCAGGTAGCCGCCGCTGCCGATCAGGGGCGATGGAGGAAGTCGCGGGGTGATGATCTGCAAGAGCAGACAGATCGCGATCAGCATCGCCGCCACGCCCATCAGACGTAGCAGCGGATCACGGATGGGGTTGCGTGAGAAGAGACCGCAGTCGACCAGCACCAGGCCAAACAGCACAAACCACGAGCCCAGGCCAAAGGCATTGATCAGGGCGGAAGCGAGGACGGCGCCTGAGGGGCCGCACAGGTTCAGCGTCTCCGCGCGTTGCGGATAGACCATCGCCGACGGTGGATCTGTCGGATCAAAACTGAACAGGGCCAGGCCCATGAACAGCACGACCGCAAACAGACTCAACGCCAGCAGATCAGTTTTGAGACGCTGGTAGTCAATCATGTCAGATCGCGGAGTCTCCGCGCATGTCGCCAGAAAACGCTCTGGTGACAGACGTTTTAATTCGGGATAGCCGTCTGGAAGCTCGCTTCGTCTACGTCACGCTCGGGACATTGCAGCCCGACTCCCGGGCTATGGCAAACCTACAGCCTGGAATTCGTCGTGTGGCAAAAAGTCAACGCGGGACGTGGCGATTTCGCAACACGCAGGTGCGGTTGTCGGAATCAACGCAGCCAGCACGACCGTTCCGGATATACCGGTCGCACGGCGTGAGCAGAGAGATGCGGCGGGGATTGAAACGCTGAGTTCGCCGAGCAGAATTCAGGAAGGGCAGATCGCGAATAGGGACTGGGAGGCAGGGGACTGTTTTCGGTCCCATCCCTCCACGCGACTCATTGCCTTCGGCGACCTCTGCGTCTCAATGGCAATCTTGTAAACTCACCCTGCTCTTGTTTCGCCGCCGAGGATTGTCATGACTTCGCCGCTGATGTAACTCGAGTCCGCTTCCGAGGCGAAGAACACGAATGCAGGGGCGACTTCTTCCGGCTGGCCGGGACGCTTCATGGGGGTGTCGGCGCCATGTTCGGCGACATCCTGAGCTGGCTTCGAGACCGGCTGCAGCGGAGTCCAGATCGGTCCCGGGGCTACGCAGTTCACGCGAATTTCGCGCTCGGCGAGATTCTGGGCCAGCGACTTGGTAAAGGCATGAATCGCCCCCTTCGTCGTCGCATAATCAATCAGCGTCTTGTGTCCTTCCAGTCCCGTGATCGAACCTGTGTTGATGATCGTCGAACCCGGCTGCAAGTGCGGCAGCGCGGCCTTGACCATGTAGAAGTAGCCGTAGATGTTCGTGCGGAACGTCAGATCCCAGTCGTCTTCACTCAGCTCATCAAGCGATTCCCGGGTCTCCTGGTAGGCCGCATTATTAACGAGAATGTCGAGTCGCCCAAACTTGGCCACAGTCTTTTCCACCGCCTGTCGGCAGAACCCCGCGTCAGTCACGTCGCCTGGAAGTAGCAAGGCTTTTTGGCCTTCCGCTTCGACCGCAGTTAGCACTTCCTGAGCGTCCGATTCTTCCGCCGGCAGATAGATGATCGCGACGTCGGCCCCTTCTCTGGCATACAGCACGGCTACTGATCGGCCAATGCCTGAGTCCCCGCCTGTAATCAGTGCGACCTTCCCCTTGAGTTTCTCGGCCCCCTTGTACAACGGCGCTTTGTACTTCGGCCGCGTCGACATCTTTGAATCCAGACCCGGCTTGGGCTGAGACTGAGGCGGCAATGGGGACTTCGGTTCTTTTTGTCGGGTGGTCATTGTTGACTCCGTTGTGGTTTCGGATCGTTGTCATGCATCGCATCACGAGCCGACGCAATGGTCGTCTGACGCGCACGACGAACGTTCGTTGTCCGCTACTGATGAGAATGATGTCCGGCAGAACCGCCCGCTGACTCGTGCGCCGGGGACTCTGCGAGCAATGGCAGATCCCGTTCCAAACCGTGCCGAAGTCAGAGCACGAAGCGTCAGCGAGTGTTTCCTCGGAATGCCTGTGCCGACGCGTCAGCGCCGGATCATCCCTCTCACATACACATCCCCGTCCAGCACCTGAATTGCCGGTTCGATCAGACTGGTCAGTTCAGGCATCTCGGCAGCGCCGCGTCCGCCGATCGGAGAAATGGCATTCTGCCCGCCCACCAGCTTGGGTGCGATGAAGCAATGCACCTCATCGATGAGACCTTCGTCCTGAAACGCCCCGAGCACCCGACTGCCCCCTTCGACCAGCAGATTGGTCAACCGCCGCTGGCCGAGTGCCTGCAGAATGGGAGCGATTTCGAAGCCGGCGCCGTCGGCTGAGGTTGCAGACACCAGCACTTCCACTCCCTGATTTCGGAGAGCGTCGAGACGTTCGTCTTCGGCGACATCTGAAACCACCACCAGCACGGGGCACTCGCCTGCCGTCCATACGAGTTGGGAGTCGAGCGGCAGCCGCGCGTTCGGATCGAGGACGATTCGCAAAGCACTTCGTAATCCCGCTGGACGGGGAGTCAGCAGAGGATCATCGGCCAGGGCCGTGCCGATGCCCACGAGAATCGCATCCATGCGTCCCCGCAACTGATGCACGATCTCACGCGATCGGGCATTCGAGATCCACTTGGAAGAGCCGGTTCGAGTGGCGAGTTTGCCGTCGAGCGTCATCGCCCATTTGGCATGGACGTAGGGCCGCCCCTGTGTGAACAACGTTGTGAACGGAGCGATCAATCGCGCCGCCTCGTCGCCGCACAGGCCGACTTCCACATTGATGCCCGCGGCCTTGAGTTTTGCGATGCCGCTTCCGCCGGTATGCGGCGCAGGGTCGTGCGTCGCGATCACAACACGGCGAATGCCTGCCGCGATGACCGCGTCCGCACAAGGGGGCGTTTTGCCATGATGGGCACACGGCTCCAGCGTGACGAACAGCGTGCTGCCTGCTGCAGCCGACCCTGCCTGACGCAATGCCATCACCTCGGCATGCGGCCCGCCGTACAGTTCGTGATAGCCTTCACCCAGCAGCGTCAGCCGGTCATCCACCAGCACCGCGCCGACGCAGGGATTCGGTTCCACTCGACCGAGTCCCCGCCGCGCCAATTCCAAAGCCCGCCGCATGACGGCCTGGGCGTCAGGAAAGACGACGGCAGCGCTGGTGGAAAAATCCATACAAGCCGGCTCGACAAAGGCTGAAGAACCCAAATTCCAAGCACCAAATCTCAAACAAATTCAAAATCCCAATGACCAAAACGCATCAGGTTTTGGAATTTTGGATTTTGAAAATTTGGAGCTTGTTTCGGATTTCGTGCTTAGGATTTGGAATTTCCGAGACAGGCTGGCTCTTGGGAAAAGTCCCCGAGGGCTAATCTGGTAGCCACAGTTTCTTTTCGCCGCTGGCGGTGCTTTGTGTTTCGGCGGTCCAGATGGGGTTGCCTGCGGCGCCGGCGGCTTGTGGGGTCAGGATGGCCGATTGCCAGGGGGCTTCCACTCCCAGTGCACGGACGAATTCTTCCAGTCGAGCCCGAACCGCCGGCAGTTTGGCGCCGTAATGGTTCCAGACTTCCAGCAGCACCGCCTTGAAAGCCGGGTCGTCGGTGTCACGGGCACGCAGCGACACTTCCCGCATCTTCCACATCAACTGCGTTTCGAACGCGTTGCCGTGGGCTTTGGAGAACTGGAAGCCCTTCGACAGCCATTCAAATGCGTCTTCGTCGCGCATCGAGCGGCTGGCGAGATCGGACAGGGTGATATACGCCTGCTCGGCTTCCTGCGACTTCTTCTCCACCAGTTGCGGACGGTCATTCACGAACTCCGACAACAGGCGGTAGCCGAGGCCGCTGTGCTTGATCACGATCGCGCGCTGCAACAGCCGTTCGAACATCTCGTCCGACAGCGGCTTCGTTTCCAGCCGCAACAGTTGCGGCAGCGAGAACGTGTTCACGTCCTTGTCTTCAGCGACGGCAATCGGAGTCGGAGGTGCGAGCTTCAACTGTTCGCGCAGGGCCGCGACGTCGAGCATGACTCCCCGGCGATCCATGAATGAATCCAGCACGCGAACCGCTGCCGTCAGTGAAACCTTCAGGCTCTCATCACCGGCTGCCTGCGATGGCGACTTGCCGCCGAGGACCGCCAGCGGCGTTTCCAGCCAGATCTGCGGCACTGATTTTTCGACGAACTGCCGACGCAACACGTTCCGCACGCGCGACGGGGTCTGCGGCGGGAAGAAGGCGGTGTCGTTGAGGGCGATGTCTTCTTTGGAGTACCAACCGAGGACTTCGTCATCCCCTTCTTCTTTGGCGGCCGGCTTGGCGAGTTCGCCCGCCGCCCGTTCGAAGATCTTCAGGGACTCGTCCAGACGTTCCCCCAGCAGGGCATTGACGTGTGCCTGCGGAGCGTTCCCTTCCTGGTCCTGATCGAACAGCGTGATCTGACCGATGGAACGCGGAACCGAATCGAGCGTGGCCGAGGCCAGTTCACTCGTGCCCGGCACCGGCCGGTCGAGAACGTCGTAGGCGGCCGACACGCCGCTCATCACGGCCTGTTCCTGTAGCGGCATCCGGCACAGCCGGTCTTCATTGTCGAGTCGGGTCAGCAAGCGCGACAGCGATTCCACGTCGAACGTTCGCACGACAGCCGGAATCGTGTTCTCGCGCTGGCGACGCAACAGCAACTGCGAGATCGTTTCGACGTCGATCGCTTTTTCGGGATCGGTGTACAGCGTCGATGCCTGATGCAGTGCGGCTGCGGCGCGCTTTTCGTCGCCGTCCCAGGCTCGCATCAGACCGATGGTGTGCCATAGTTCCGGCGAGTTGGCGTCCTGCTGGACCACCTGATCGAGCAGATCGGCGGCTTCCGAGAAGCAGGCGTGCACATACAGCCGCTGGGCCTTCTTCACTTGAGGTGCGAGGGCCTCCGACGGCTGATAAATCGGCATCGGGTGAGCGCCCCGCAACGGGTACGGAATGCCGGTGTCCGAATCGAATTCCAGCATCGCCATCAGTGTTCGCTGACGTTCCTGCTCCCCTTCGAGTCGCAGGACGACGGCCATGTGCTGGCGGGCGGCCATGTCGTGTCCGGCCGACATGAAATAGTCGACCAGTTTGCCGGCGAGAATCGCGACGATCCGCGGCTCGGCCGACATGCTTTTCAGAAACGCGCGGTGGATGACTTTCTTGCACTGGTCGATCGGCTCGATTTCCGTCATCGCCAGCGCGAGCAGGCCGTTCGACAACGGGTGCTCGGGATTCTTGCGGAGAAACGCCACCAGGCCGTCACGGGCTTCTTCATTCCGCTCGTCGGCAATGAGGGCCATGGCCCGCTGGTTGACCAGCCAGGCATTCTGAGGATGGTCTTTGAGCAGTTTGTCGATCAACTGCAGCGCCATGCGGGGCTGGTTGTTTTCCTGCAGCTTTTCGATCTTGGCCATCTCGGTCAAAATCGGCTGACAGCAGAATTTGACTTTCTTTCCGCTGCCGCACGGGCAGAGCGCGTAAGAATCCATGTTTGTTCTCTCCTGATCAACCACGCCTGCGGCGACCCTCGCTGGGGATTGGCGGGCATGGCTGGCATCGGCCTCCGCTGGGGGAAACCGACGTGTCTGCATCCGGGCTTGGCTGCTGAAGACGATACGACTTGTCTTCAATGGGGCTGACCTGCCCACCGGGACGCTGGAATGTTTTGTCTTCCCTCACTTTAGACAATTTCACGGGGATTGGACAGCGTTGCCGCCGCCGTGTTCCGGACACCGGGCACCGCAAGACGAAGCGGCTCCTGGTGATCGTGGAATCGTGATTTTCCAGGCCGAGCGTCCGGGACACTTCTCCCCCACTTTGACACCCGGCCCTTGCTCTGGTGTAATTTCCTGACACAGAAGTTCAAGGTTCTCAGTGATCAGTCTTCAGTCAAAGTAGAACGGCGAGTCAGTATTACGTCTCGCAGCCGTATCTGCTTTTCAAACTGACAACTGAAAACTGTCGACTGAAAACTCCTGAGACAGGAAAAACGTGGACGCCCGTTGGTTCCGGTTGTGGCCGGACCCTGCTGGGGCGTTGCAGGAGGACGGCATGCCGCGACAATGGAGGTTTGCACCGCACGATCGTGCGGTGATCGCGCAGCTCGTGCGGGAGATGTCGTGTTCGCCCCTGCTGGCGCAAGTCCTGGCGTCCCGGGGAATTTCCAGCGGACTCGAAGGGGAACAGTTTCTTGCCGCCCGAATTGGCGATCTAATTCTGCCGGACTTGCTCCCCGGCGCGGCGGAAGCGGCCGACCGGATTGTCGCCGCGTTTCGGGCCGGTCGCCGCATCACCATTTACGGCGATTACGACGTCGACGGCGTGACCGCCACCAGCCTCCTCTGGCATTGCCTCAAACTTGCCGGCGCGAAGGTCGACTACTACATCCCCAGTCGTCTCGAAGAAGGCTACGGCCTCAACCTTGAAGCGATTCGGACGCTGCATGCCGAAGATCCCGAGCGGCTGGTCGTGACGGTCGACTGCGGCATCTGCAGCGTTGATGAAGCGGCCCTCGCCAAAGCGCTGGGACTTGAGCTGATCATCACCGACCACCACACGCTGGCAGCGACGTTGCCGGATGCCGCCGCGAACGTCCATCCGCGACTCCCGGGCACCGCTTACCCCTTCCCCGAACTTTGCGGGGCGGGCGTGGCCTTCAAAGTCGCCTGGGCTGTCTGCCAGCGGTTGGGAGATGGGACCAAGGCCTCTCCACGAATGAAGGATTTTCTCAAGTTCGCGGTCGGCCTTGCCGCGCTCGGCACCGTTGCTGACGTGGTCCCCTTGCGCGGAGAGAACCGCATTCTCGTGCGCTATGGCCTGAAGTCGCTGCAGGAGAGCACGCAGCCGGGTCTGGAGTTCCTTAAGAAAATCGCCGGTTACGACAAGCAGAAATCGCTCTCGGCGGAAGACATCGCATTCGGTCTCGCCCCTCGGATCAACGCGGCCGGACGACTCGGTCAGGCACGGCTCGCTGTCGAACTGCTCACCACCGACAACCGTCAACGGGCGGCGCAGCTTGCCGATTACCTCGATCAGCTCAACAAGAATCGGCAGACCGTCGAGCGGAAAATGTTTCGTCAGGCGAAAGAACTGGTCGAAGCCAACCCGCACTGGGAAGAACACCCGACGCTGGTCGTGGCCAGCGAAGAATTTCATCCCGGCGTGATGGGGATTGTCGCCAGCCGGCTCGTCGAACGATTCCAGAAACCTTCGGTGATGATTGCCCTCAATCGCGACACCGGTCTCGGGCAGGGTTCAGGCCGCACGTTTAGCGATTTCGACCTGCACTCCGGTTTGCATGCGTGTAGCCATCTGCTGGAAGGTTTCGGCGGACACCGCGCCGCGGCGGGCCTCCGCATTCTCATCGACCGCATCGACGATTTTCGCGTCGCCTTTGCCAGGCATGCGACCAAATCGCGAGTCGACGTCGGCGAGATGATTGAGCCGGAACTGCAGATCGATGCGGAAGTCTCGCTGTACGACCTCACGACGCAGGCGGTTCGTGAACTCGACCAGCTCGGCCCCTTTGGCGCCCAGCACCGCCGCCCGATCTTCAGCACCGCTCAGGTGGAACTGGCGGAAGCCCCCGGCACGATGGGTGGCGGCGACCGGCATCTCTCGCTGAAGGTCCGTCAGGGAGACAAAGTCCTCCGGTGCGTCGCCTTCGGCAAAGGAGAATGGGCCACCGACATCGCCAAAGAAAACGGCCCGTTGTCAATCTG containing:
- a CDS encoding SEC-C domain-containing protein; translation: MDSYALCPCGSGKKVKFCCQPILTEMAKIEKLQENNQPRMALQLIDKLLKDHPQNAWLVNQRAMALIADERNEEARDGLVAFLRKNPEHPLSNGLLALAMTEIEPIDQCKKVIHRAFLKSMSAEPRIVAILAGKLVDYFMSAGHDMAARQHMAVVLRLEGEQERQRTLMAMLEFDSDTGIPYPLRGAHPMPIYQPSEALAPQVKKAQRLYVHACFSEAADLLDQVVQQDANSPELWHTIGLMRAWDGDEKRAAAALHQASTLYTDPEKAIDVETISQLLLRRQRENTIPAVVRTFDVESLSRLLTRLDNEDRLCRMPLQEQAVMSGVSAAYDVLDRPVPGTSELASATLDSVPRSIGQITLFDQDQEGNAPQAHVNALLGERLDESLKIFERAAGELAKPAAKEEGDDEVLGWYSKEDIALNDTAFFPPQTPSRVRNVLRRQFVEKSVPQIWLETPLAVLGGKSPSQAAGDESLKVSLTAAVRVLDSFMDRRGVMLDVAALREQLKLAPPTPIAVAEDKDVNTFSLPQLLRLETKPLSDEMFERLLQRAIVIKHSGLGYRLLSEFVNDRPQLVEKKSQEAEQAYITLSDLASRSMRDEDAFEWLSKGFQFSKAHGNAFETQLMWKMREVSLRARDTDDPAFKAVLLEVWNHYGAKLPAVRARLEEFVRALGVEAPWQSAILTPQAAGAAGNPIWTAETQSTASGEKKLWLPD
- a CDS encoding DNA translocase FtsK, yielding MIDYQRLKTDLLALSLFAVVLFMGLALFSFDPTDPPSAMVYPQRAETLNLCGPSGAVLASALINAFGLGSWFVLFGLVLVDCGLFSRNPIRDPLLRLMGVAAMLIAICLLLQIITPRLPPSPLIGSGGYLGAWGRVLLTENFSTVGSVVIVSTFFLVGLMLATETLFFRLIYRSLTLPFVVLLWPFYGRRKAPAVLPVVAVPAATTVAVRVEREAVPEIQPELPVVAAAPVAPVAKKAAPASSEFKVNPPLVPKPVSKPILNLFRKPDPVPDTVVGLPSLEMLDEAEEFPFELLAKKAQITAATLEKTFDEFGLNVKVSEIDTGPVVTQFELDLEKGLRVSKVVNLQDDLAIALRVPAIRVVSPIPGKNTVGVEVPNEKQVTVRLKELIAACREKSQEMRIPIFLGKDVSGRPLVVDLAKMPHLLIAGRTGTGKSVCLNTLIASILMTRSPDDVRMLMIDPKMVELSPYTKIPHLMNPVITDMKKAEAVLAWAVDKMEERYDLLAKVGVRHLDNFNKLGKEKVLERLEIDPDSDEADLVPERMPYIVIIADEMADLMMTSGKEVESHIIRLAQKSRAVGIHLVLATQKPTVDVITGLIKSNLPARISFQVASRVDSRVVLDEMGAERLLGNGDMLYLAPGTSSLTRAQGTYISDEEVSSIIEFYSRFPTRYSAEIEQATKAAAQAGTGGGDGPRERDDMYPQAVEVVIREGRGSCSLLQRALGVGYGRAARMIDHMAEDGIVGDYKGSKSREVVMTLDQWEERQDSEFANA
- a CDS encoding SDR family oxidoreductase; its protein translation is MTTRQKEPKSPLPPQSQPKPGLDSKMSTRPKYKAPLYKGAEKLKGKVALITGGDSGIGRSVAVLYAREGADVAIIYLPAEESDAQEVLTAVEAEGQKALLLPGDVTDAGFCRQAVEKTVAKFGRLDILVNNAAYQETRESLDELSEDDWDLTFRTNIYGYFYMVKAALPHLQPGSTIINTGSITGLEGHKTLIDYATTKGAIHAFTKSLAQNLAEREIRVNCVAPGPIWTPLQPVSKPAQDVAEHGADTPMKRPGQPEEVAPAFVFFASEADSSYISGEVMTILGGETRAG
- the recJ gene encoding single-stranded-DNA-specific exonuclease RecJ, with the translated sequence MPRQWRFAPHDRAVIAQLVREMSCSPLLAQVLASRGISSGLEGEQFLAARIGDLILPDLLPGAAEAADRIVAAFRAGRRITIYGDYDVDGVTATSLLWHCLKLAGAKVDYYIPSRLEEGYGLNLEAIRTLHAEDPERLVVTVDCGICSVDEAALAKALGLELIITDHHTLAATLPDAAANVHPRLPGTAYPFPELCGAGVAFKVAWAVCQRLGDGTKASPRMKDFLKFAVGLAALGTVADVVPLRGENRILVRYGLKSLQESTQPGLEFLKKIAGYDKQKSLSAEDIAFGLAPRINAAGRLGQARLAVELLTTDNRQRAAQLADYLDQLNKNRQTVERKMFRQAKELVEANPHWEEHPTLVVASEEFHPGVMGIVASRLVERFQKPSVMIALNRDTGLGQGSGRTFSDFDLHSGLHACSHLLEGFGGHRAAAGLRILIDRIDDFRVAFARHATKSRVDVGEMIEPELQIDAEVSLYDLTTQAVRELDQLGPFGAQHRRPIFSTAQVELAEAPGTMGGGDRHLSLKVRQGDKVLRCVAFGKGEWATDIAKENGPLSICFSAGINQFRGYENVELQLHDWKPAGAAVGAQVDVTSAV
- the ribD gene encoding bifunctional diaminohydroxyphosphoribosylaminopyrimidine deaminase/5-amino-6-(5-phosphoribosylamino)uracil reductase RibD yields the protein MDFSTSAAVVFPDAQAVMRRALELARRGLGRVEPNPCVGAVLVDDRLTLLGEGYHELYGGPHAEVMALRQAGSAAAGSTLFVTLEPCAHHGKTPPCADAVIAAGIRRVVIATHDPAPHTGGSGIAKLKAAGINVEVGLCGDEAARLIAPFTTLFTQGRPYVHAKWAMTLDGKLATRTGSSKWISNARSREIVHQLRGRMDAILVGIGTALADDPLLTPRPAGLRSALRIVLDPNARLPLDSQLVWTAGECPVLVVVSDVAEDERLDALRNQGVEVLVSATSADGAGFEIAPILQALGQRRLTNLLVEGGSRVLGAFQDEGLIDEVHCFIAPKLVGGQNAISPIGGRGAAEMPELTSLIEPAIQVLDGDVYVRGMIRR